A genomic segment from Bradyrhizobium diazoefficiens USDA 110 encodes:
- a CDS encoding tetratricopeptide repeat protein, whose product MGVPELQIEWAELAVKANPSDPVTFAHLADALISAFRFNEALAAIDSMKSLGASLSAENARARILRMTGRLVEARAAYRAAAQAHMDEPAVVHSLAGAAEILRDMNRYEEALAEYTELTETYPLEGTIWCGRASVLMDLGRFDEAISTFRISETHGSALIPKNGTATAYKRRGEFTKALKLFNEVAKEFPNDPVALCGRAEIYRDQGNFEAALDDYRRARDRSPFNPTPIIGVVETLKELRRFYDFCAQRRARYRIRTFGCRSEGFSNDRRAPFS is encoded by the coding sequence TTGGGAGTTCCTGAACTTCAGATTGAGTGGGCCGAGCTTGCTGTCAAAGCCAATCCCAGCGACCCCGTTACATTTGCTCATTTGGCTGACGCCTTGATTTCCGCATTTAGGTTCAACGAGGCCTTGGCCGCTATCGACTCTATGAAGTCGCTAGGGGCGTCGCTCTCCGCTGAGAACGCTCGCGCGCGCATCCTGAGAATGACTGGACGCCTTGTGGAAGCTAGAGCGGCCTACAGGGCGGCTGCGCAGGCTCATATGGATGAGCCGGCTGTAGTTCATTCACTGGCTGGAGCGGCCGAAATCTTACGCGATATGAACCGCTACGAGGAGGCGTTGGCGGAGTACACCGAATTGACAGAGACTTACCCGTTAGAGGGCACAATCTGGTGTGGCAGAGCGTCCGTTTTGATGGACCTGGGCCGTTTCGATGAAGCTATATCTACCTTCCGCATCTCTGAGACGCATGGTTCTGCTCTCATTCCAAAGAATGGAACGGCAACAGCGTACAAGAGGCGGGGAGAGTTCACGAAAGCTCTAAAGCTTTTCAACGAAGTCGCGAAGGAATTTCCTAACGATCCAGTAGCACTTTGCGGTCGGGCAGAGATCTATCGGGATCAAGGGAATTTTGAGGCCGCGCTAGATGATTATCGAAGGGCTCGCGATCGATCGCCTTTTAATCCCACTCCCATAATTGGAGTGGTTGAAACCCTTAAGGAGCTGCGTCGGTTCTACGATTTCTGCGCTCAAAGACGCGCTAGGTATCGGATTCGAACCTTTGGCTGCCGTAGTGAAGGATTTAGCAATGACCGCCGCGCTCCTTTCAGCTGA